From one Plasmodium malariae genome assembly, chromosome: 12 genomic stretch:
- the PmUG01_12080800 gene encoding conserved Plasmodium protein, unknown function codes for MRYLYKLTIALLCIYKYCKINKSIKKIFLAEKQLEPELKSDDEENDYNEETLTNVLRVLSIDVEQGKVEYEGMEKDDELKETEAVEEYTGRDEEVELEELGTSKGYIEGYEDEEMENLGAVGGYVESDTYVEFEDLEEVEEIDKNDSDCLPYSTRRKIREKEIEVKSKRRHQKKLQESIGRKEEIKTPESEAYGITMMTKYLSYVQDIKINDEDGEEFQRIITESTAMNYDLDFTLIVRYFNVGISGEENISKLNREYPIYKGKKIDFENIDKPFGVSLKNLKNVSKEELCGTLFFDDFIHIPLSNILKEVKVGNLTIEKILFFYKVRNINFIVCNSNILSFLKSQFSDLNLETVASYSYGLYSNNEENDIFNFYESKFFSIKENNNKLKSILDDFKKSKELMEVTEEQLNCLRKIIFNLNMDITYMNIIIFSLNIKKSHIVDDLKQIHSLFPLNKEKLERDEIIFTTMHYSLSYCLHLIKPLFSKYKNNEILNYVEFFGVSSILNENVVFIEFLQHNSEFYKIFCKLYNSVDQYLPRMKSYDDIEPILNFILIRLHIITVIFNMVKLLLNRDLCHGILGNYEEVQLPIYKGILLDSENILKTAEEMLE; via the coding sequence atgagatATTTATACAAGCTAACAATAGccttattatgtatttataaatattgcaaaataaacaaaagtataaaaaagatatttttagCGGAAAAACAATTAGAACCTGAGTTAAAATCAGATGATGAGGAAAATGATTATAATGAAGAAACACTTACAAATGTTTTAAGGGTTTTGTCTATAGATGTTGAACAAGGAAAAGTGGAATATGAAGGGATGGAAAAAGATGATGAACTTAAGGAAACTGAAGCAGTGGAGGAATATACAGGAAGAGATGAAGAAGTAGAATTGGAGGAATTAGGAACATCGAAGGGATATATAGAAGGTTATGAGGATGAAGAAATGGAGAATTTGGGGGCAGTAGGTGGATACGTAGAAAGTGATACATACGTAGAATTTGAGGACTTAGAAGAAGTTGAAGaaattgataaaaatgattcTGATTGTTTACCATATAGCACACGCAGAAAAAtcagagaaaaagaaatagaagtaaaaagtaaaagaagaCATCAGAAAAAGCTTCAAGAAAGCATAGGGAggaaagaagaaataaaaacacCTGAGAGTGAAGCTTATGGTATTACAATGATGACAAAATATTTGTCATATGTACAAGatatcaaaataaatgatgaaGATGGAGAAGAGTTTCAACGAATAATTACAGAAAGTACCGCAATGAATTATGATTTGGACTTTACATTAATAGTTCGATATTTTAACGTAGGTATAAGTGGtgaagaaaatatttctaaattgAACAGGGAATATCCAATATACAAGggtaaaaaaattgattttgaaaatattgataAACCTTTTGGAGTTAGtctgaaaaatttaaaaaatgtgagCAAAGAAGAATTATGTGGCACTTTATTCTTTGATGATTTCATCCATATTCCattaagtaatattttaaaagaagtaaaagtGGGTAATTTAACTATTGAAaaaattctctttttttataaagttcgaaatattaattttattgtatgcaatagtaatattttGAGCTTTCTTAAATCACAATTTTCAGATTTAAATTTAGAAACGGTTGCTTCCTATAGTTATGgattatattcaaataatgaagaaaatgatattttcaatttttatgaatcaaaatttttttcaataaaagaaaataataataaacttAAATCTATTTTAGatgattttaaaaagagTAAAGAACTTATGGAAGTTACAGAGGAACAACTAAATtgtttaagaaaaattatttttaacttaaatatggacattacatatatgaatataattatattctctttaaatattaaaaaatctCATATTGTGGATGatttaaaacaaattcaTTCTTTGTTTCCtttaaacaaagaaaaattagaaaGGGATGAAATTATCTTTACAACTATGCATTATTCCCTAAGTTATTGTTTACACTTAATTAAACCATTATTTagtaaatataagaataatgaGATATTAAATTATGTTGAATTTTTTGGTGTTTCAAGTATCTTGAATGAAAATGTTGTTTTCATAGAATTTTTGCAGCATAACTCAgagttttataaaatattctgtAAACTTTATAACAGTGTTGATCAATATTTACCACGTATGAAATCGTATGATGATATAGAAccaattttaaattttatacttATAAGACTTCacattattactgttatctTTAATATGGTTAAACTCCTTTTAAATAGAGATCTATGCCATGGAATTTTAGGTAATTACGAAGAAGTCCAATTACCTATATATAAGGGTATATTACTAGACtctgaaaatatattaaagacTGCCGAAGAAATGCTTGAATAA
- the PmUG01_12080900 gene encoding conserved Plasmodium protein, unknown function, which produces MSDPNSLQSNTLPEFTNQINNLVSTENAQANSKLLFVLATTLLVIYIGLMISVVLPVKQEEESKKKEENSILQKDEEYNGPSQNNDEELEKVPVKCQEENAEENEDSY; this is translated from the exons atgTCTGACCCTAATTCTTTGCAATCTAACACTTTACCCGAATTTACtaatcaaataaataatttagtaTCAACTGAAAATGCACAAGCAAACTCTAAGCTTTTATTTGTCCTGGCAACAACTCTTCTGGTTATTTACATAGGTTTAATGATCTCTGTTGTG ctTCCTGTTAAACAAGAAGaagaatcaaaaaaaaaagaagagaattCTATATTACAGAAAGATGAAGAATATAATGGACCCTCACAGAACAATGATGAGGAATTAGAAAAAGTACCAGTAAAATGTCAAGAAGAAAATGCAGAGGAAAATGAAGATAGTTATTAA